The following proteins are co-located in the Paludibaculum fermentans genome:
- a CDS encoding glycoside hydrolase family 65 → MSPLSVGNGEFAFTGDITGLQTFSDAYEKGIPLCTQSQWGWHSFPAPGGVSVRDFRTTKFDTHGRLVGYPTSSEGQKLLFDWMRENPHRLNLGRIGLRLRKSDGSDAVAEDLQGVEQTLDLWSGLMTSRFSLEGIAVKVDVACHPELDLLAIVVESPLVTQKRLEVVLSFPYGSPDVNASNWKRPEAHETTRRLVTPAECELLRKLDGSQYYVRAAYEGGELVDDAPHVYVLKARSGSAKLAFRCLFSVKQPPAATPPIPAVFEASRQHWAKFWGSGAAVELEGSTDPRARELERRIVLSQYLTAIQCAGSLPPQETGLTCNSWYGKFHLEMHWWHSVHFAYWDRLPLLERSLDFYRKNLPVAQSLAARQGYRGARWPKMVGPDAQDSPSPIGPLLIWQQPHPIYYAELCYRARPVAATLAKYRDIVYQTAEFLSSFAWLDAKRGEYVLGPPVIPAQENHPPRETWNPTYELAYFRWALEVAQQWRIRAGLTREPKWEEVRAKLAPLPVKDGLYLAHENCPQTFTERNRDHPSMLAALGVLPGPGVDPETMRNTLKKVMSSWKWADTWGWDYPMTAMTAARLGEPGIAVDALLLETQKNKYLPNGHNYQRPGLHLYLPGNGGLLTAVALMAAGWENGPAEAAPGFPKQGWNVRMEGLKRVI, encoded by the coding sequence ATGAGCCCGCTCTCCGTCGGTAACGGAGAGTTCGCATTCACGGGCGACATCACCGGTTTGCAGACCTTTTCAGACGCTTACGAGAAGGGGATTCCGCTTTGTACGCAGTCTCAGTGGGGTTGGCACAGCTTCCCGGCGCCCGGCGGCGTCTCCGTTCGGGACTTTCGCACCACAAAATTCGACACCCACGGGCGGTTGGTGGGCTATCCCACCAGCTCAGAGGGGCAGAAGCTGCTTTTCGATTGGATGCGCGAGAATCCTCACCGGCTGAATCTGGGCCGGATCGGCTTGCGGTTGCGCAAGAGTGATGGCTCGGATGCGGTTGCTGAAGATCTGCAGGGTGTCGAACAGACGCTTGATCTGTGGTCCGGGCTGATGACCAGCCGGTTTTCGCTGGAAGGCATTGCCGTCAAAGTAGACGTTGCCTGCCATCCGGAACTGGACCTGCTGGCCATCGTGGTGGAATCGCCGCTGGTGACCCAGAAACGGCTGGAGGTCGTCCTGTCCTTCCCGTATGGGTCGCCCGATGTGAATGCATCCAATTGGAAGAGGCCGGAGGCGCATGAGACCACGCGCCGCCTGGTGACCCCCGCCGAATGTGAACTGCTGCGCAAACTGGATGGCAGCCAATACTACGTGAGGGCGGCGTATGAGGGCGGGGAACTGGTGGATGACGCGCCCCATGTCTACGTCCTGAAGGCGCGGTCCGGCTCGGCCAAGCTGGCCTTTCGCTGCCTGTTCAGTGTGAAGCAGCCACCCGCCGCTACCCCGCCGATCCCCGCCGTTTTCGAGGCCAGCAGGCAGCATTGGGCGAAGTTCTGGGGCTCCGGCGCCGCCGTGGAACTGGAAGGGAGCACTGACCCTCGTGCACGGGAGTTGGAGCGCCGTATCGTGCTCTCTCAATACCTGACGGCGATCCAGTGCGCCGGTTCGCTGCCGCCCCAGGAGACCGGACTCACCTGCAATAGCTGGTACGGCAAGTTCCACTTGGAGATGCACTGGTGGCACTCGGTTCACTTCGCCTATTGGGATCGCCTGCCGCTGCTGGAACGCAGCCTCGACTTTTACCGGAAGAATCTGCCGGTGGCGCAGAGCCTCGCGGCGCGGCAGGGGTATCGCGGTGCCCGCTGGCCGAAGATGGTGGGGCCAGATGCTCAGGATAGTCCGTCCCCGATTGGTCCCCTGCTCATCTGGCAGCAGCCGCATCCCATCTATTACGCGGAGCTCTGCTATCGAGCCAGGCCGGTTGCGGCGACCCTGGCCAAGTACCGCGATATCGTCTACCAGACCGCCGAGTTCCTCTCCTCCTTCGCCTGGCTGGATGCCAAACGCGGCGAGTATGTGTTGGGGCCGCCGGTGATTCCCGCCCAGGAGAACCACCCGCCGCGCGAAACCTGGAACCCCACGTATGAACTGGCCTATTTCCGTTGGGCCCTCGAAGTCGCCCAGCAGTGGAGGATCCGCGCCGGCCTGACTCGGGAGCCGAAGTGGGAAGAGGTTCGCGCCAAGCTGGCTCCGCTGCCGGTGAAGGATGGTCTTTACCTCGCGCATGAGAATTGCCCGCAGACCTTCACGGAGAGAAACCGCGATCATCCTTCCATGCTGGCCGCCCTCGGAGTGCTGCCCGGTCCGGGTGTCGACCCGGAGACGATGCGCAACACCCTCAAGAAGGTGATGAGTTCGTGGAAGTGGGCGGATACCTGGGGGTGGGATTACCCGATGACCGCCATGACCGCGGCGCGATTGGGCGAGCCCGGAATCGCCGTGGATGCGCTGCTGCTTGAGACGCAGAAGAACAAGTATCTGCCGAACGGGCACAACTACCAGCGGCCGGGTTTACATCTGTATCTGCCAGGTAATGGTGGCTTGCTCACCGCTGTGGCGCTGATGGCCGCCGGTTGGGAGAACGGCCCGGCCGAAGCCGCGCCGGGCTTTCCGAAACAAGGCTGGAATGTGCGGATGGAAGGGCTGAAGAGGGTGATTTAG
- the rpiB gene encoding ribose 5-phosphate isomerase B, whose translation MKIAIGADHAGFALKEELRVALLGKGLEVKDFGTNTPDSTDYPDYASAVAGSVAQGAFDRGILVCSTGVGMSMAANKIHGIRCALAFNDDEVALTRQHNDANVLALGARYMNRQQAEHLIDVFLNTEFLGGRHQRRVDKIMDLENQTAQEDHPA comes from the coding sequence ATGAAAATCGCGATTGGAGCCGACCACGCCGGATTCGCTCTAAAAGAGGAATTGCGCGTTGCTCTGCTGGGTAAAGGACTCGAAGTCAAGGACTTCGGGACCAACACCCCGGATTCCACAGACTACCCGGACTATGCCTCCGCAGTTGCCGGATCCGTGGCCCAGGGTGCGTTTGACCGCGGCATCCTGGTCTGCTCCACCGGAGTCGGCATGTCCATGGCGGCCAACAAGATCCACGGCATCCGCTGCGCTCTCGCATTTAACGACGACGAAGTGGCACTCACCCGGCAGCACAACGACGCCAATGTGCTCGCATTGGGGGCCCGCTACATGAACCGGCAGCAGGCCGAACACCTGATTGATGTGTTCCTCAATACCGAGTTCCTGGGAGGCCGCCACCAGCGTCGCGTGGACAAGATTATGGATTTGGAAAACCAAACAGCCCAGGAGGACCATCCCGCATGA
- the tadA gene encoding tRNA adenosine(34) deaminase TadA, which translates to MDKWSETDDEKWMARALALAGQAAAAGEVPVGAVIVVENAVIGEGWNSPIALHDPTAHAEIQAIRQAAVHTGNYRLENATLYATLEPCAMCAGALVNARIARLVFGGRDLRFGGVRSKFRIADSELLNHRVQVVEGVMAADCVALLEQFFRARR; encoded by the coding sequence ATGGACAAATGGTCAGAAACGGACGATGAAAAGTGGATGGCGCGGGCTTTGGCGCTCGCCGGACAGGCCGCCGCAGCGGGCGAGGTGCCTGTCGGAGCCGTGATTGTCGTCGAGAATGCCGTAATCGGCGAAGGCTGGAACAGCCCCATCGCCCTGCACGATCCCACGGCTCACGCCGAGATCCAGGCGATTCGCCAGGCGGCAGTCCACACGGGGAACTACCGGCTTGAAAATGCAACGCTCTACGCCACGTTGGAGCCGTGCGCGATGTGCGCCGGGGCGCTGGTGAACGCCCGGATCGCACGACTCGTCTTCGGCGGCCGGGACCTGCGCTTCGGCGGCGTACGAAGCAAGTTCCGCATCGCCGACAGCGAGTTGCTGAACCACCGCGTACAAGTGGTGGAAGGTGTGATGGCTGCGGATTGCGTCGCTCTGCTGGAGCAGTTCTTTCGGGCCCGCCGCTAA
- a CDS encoding glycosyltransferase family 4 protein, protein MPLRILLDARHVRDFGFGTYIRNLVRGLVAIGAPHHFLLVAHKADQHEFDGLPANFELLFYERKDSEPLDQAAFPWFVRSQQVDLAHIPLNAVPIAMPRPYVVTVHDLSSLVWDAPSGWKHELRQLQIRRGLLRAECVMAVSESTRHDVIQLLGIPAERVRRIYGGADPRFTHHIPGPGARAAGPEAWAHERRRILERYGIHYPFLLYAGTIRAQKNIPRLVEAFSLLRGELQDLPQWRDLRLIIIGDEISRYPAVRQAVIQSRIEQQVRFLGFVPLDTLRVFYEAASAFVFPSLYEGFGLPPLEAMASGTPVVCSNATSLPEVVGDAAMIVSPDNVFDIARGMKEVLLDKALRAELVRRGAERSRFFRWEDTAREVLETYVAAATGRGTV, encoded by the coding sequence ATGCCGCTCCGCATCCTTCTCGACGCCCGCCACGTCAGGGATTTCGGATTCGGCACTTATATCCGGAACCTGGTGCGGGGCCTTGTGGCAATCGGGGCTCCGCACCACTTCCTTTTAGTTGCGCACAAGGCAGATCAGCACGAATTTGACGGCCTGCCCGCCAACTTCGAGCTGTTGTTCTATGAGCGGAAGGACTCTGAGCCGCTGGATCAGGCAGCTTTCCCGTGGTTCGTTCGTTCCCAGCAGGTGGACCTCGCCCACATTCCGCTGAACGCCGTACCGATCGCCATGCCCCGTCCCTACGTAGTGACGGTGCACGATCTGTCCAGCCTGGTCTGGGATGCTCCATCCGGCTGGAAACACGAGCTGCGCCAACTGCAGATCCGCCGCGGCTTGCTGCGGGCGGAATGCGTGATGGCGGTCAGTGAGTCCACCCGTCACGACGTGATCCAGCTTCTCGGCATCCCGGCTGAACGCGTCCGCCGCATTTACGGCGGGGCCGATCCGCGCTTCACACATCACATTCCTGGCCCTGGAGCCCGTGCCGCCGGTCCTGAGGCCTGGGCCCACGAGCGCCGCCGCATTCTCGAGCGCTATGGGATCCACTATCCCTTTCTGTTGTACGCCGGTACGATTCGTGCCCAGAAGAACATTCCCCGCCTGGTGGAGGCATTTTCCCTGCTGCGCGGCGAACTCCAGGATCTGCCGCAGTGGCGTGACCTGCGGCTCATCATCATCGGAGATGAGATTTCACGCTATCCTGCCGTCCGGCAGGCGGTGATTCAGTCGCGCATCGAGCAGCAAGTCCGGTTCCTTGGCTTCGTTCCGTTGGATACGCTGCGTGTCTTCTACGAGGCCGCCTCCGCTTTTGTTTTTCCTTCCCTGTATGAAGGATTCGGGCTTCCACCGTTGGAGGCCATGGCTTCGGGTACCCCGGTCGTCTGCTCCAATGCCACTTCGTTGCCGGAGGTGGTCGGCGACGCCGCCATGATCGTCAGCCCCGACAACGTGTTCGACATAGCTCGCGGGATGAAGGAAGTCCTTTTGGACAAAGCCCTGCGGGCCGAACTGGTCCGGCGTGGCGCGGAGCGCTCGCGCTTCTTCCGCTGGGAAGATACCGCGCGGGAAGTGCTGGAAACGTATGTCGCTGCCGCCACCGGGCGCGGCACGGTCTAG
- a CDS encoding ABC transporter permease: protein MRYLPLIVKNCLRNSRRSVLTIISLAISLCLLGVMMALYYALFLGAPAKSQARRLVTRNKVSIVFQMPIYYRNQIRNVKGVEEVAIWQWYGGVYKDSRDQRNFFPRIGVEADKLFKVYGEYSIPEDQKKAFIQDPASCVVGKALANRFGFKVGDKILIKGDIFPFDLDLTIRGIYSSSETSDETLWFNFKYLENALRNSSRLAAGTFTMLANDPAEVPRIAREIDALFANAPTPTHTESEFAFGVSFLSFLGNIKVILMSICGAVTFTILLISANTMAMSVRERVREVGVLKTLGFQQSTILGMILGESAVIALIGGAFGLAIAQLLCIGIRQGPAIVDQTKTLTLQPPVVALLLGIAMVIGMASAVVPAWNAARTNIIDALRFTD, encoded by the coding sequence ATGAGATACCTGCCCTTGATTGTAAAGAACTGCTTGCGGAACAGCAGGCGCAGTGTCCTGACGATCATCAGTCTGGCGATCTCGCTGTGCCTGCTGGGCGTCATGATGGCGCTCTACTACGCGTTGTTCCTGGGTGCGCCGGCGAAGTCGCAGGCGCGGCGCCTGGTCACGCGAAACAAAGTGTCCATTGTCTTCCAGATGCCCATCTACTACCGGAATCAGATCCGCAATGTGAAGGGCGTGGAAGAGGTCGCCATCTGGCAATGGTACGGCGGTGTCTACAAGGACTCGCGCGACCAGCGTAACTTCTTCCCCCGCATCGGCGTGGAGGCTGACAAGCTCTTCAAGGTCTACGGCGAGTATTCCATCCCGGAAGACCAGAAGAAGGCCTTCATCCAGGATCCGGCCAGTTGCGTGGTGGGGAAGGCGTTGGCCAACCGCTTCGGCTTCAAGGTCGGCGACAAGATCCTGATCAAAGGCGACATTTTCCCGTTCGATCTGGACTTGACCATTCGTGGAATTTACAGCTCGTCCGAGACCTCGGACGAGACGCTATGGTTCAACTTCAAGTATCTGGAGAACGCGCTGCGCAACTCGTCGCGGCTGGCCGCTGGCACGTTCACGATGCTGGCTAACGATCCGGCGGAAGTGCCGCGCATCGCCCGCGAGATCGATGCCCTGTTCGCGAACGCCCCGACGCCCACTCACACTGAGTCGGAATTCGCGTTCGGCGTTTCGTTCCTCTCGTTCCTGGGCAACATCAAGGTGATTCTGATGAGCATCTGCGGAGCCGTCACCTTTACGATCCTTCTCATCAGCGCCAACACAATGGCGATGAGCGTCAGGGAAAGGGTCCGCGAGGTGGGCGTCCTCAAGACCTTGGGCTTCCAGCAGTCCACCATCCTCGGCATGATTCTGGGCGAATCGGCGGTGATTGCGCTCATCGGCGGCGCCTTTGGGTTGGCAATCGCCCAACTCCTTTGCATTGGGATCCGGCAGGGACCGGCCATCGTCGATCAAACCAAGACTTTGACTCTGCAGCCGCCTGTGGTTGCTCTACTACTGGGCATCGCGATGGTGATCGGGATGGCGAGCGCGGTGGTCCCGGCCTGGAATGCGGCGCGGACGAACATCATCGATGCACTGCGGTTCACCGACTAA
- a CDS encoding ankyrin repeat domain-containing protein has translation MSHHPPVRKLRPQPDLDQLKRQAKELLQSFLDGDPVAVAEVNAYYHGADPRSFALHQAQLVFARSHGFESWPKLKSHVDGITVHRLAGFVRAGDIPRAQALLKLRPELANMAMSYGDEHRPIHFAVMNRLPEMTRLLMQHGADARAGIDPHRDATTAATLAAERGFDEIVEIIETEEQKRREALSAPEAPVSSIQDDLSGVIAAGDEAVALSMLQADPALAAAFDRDGNTPLHIACAVRHPALVNWLLQHGAAPNQPGKEGRTPFDLAAMGRRRVDPEQFAAVARLLRQAGAALTPCAAAALGEVEWLRARHAEGRLANPITWGSGGLLTIAVRHNQPEVLTQLLDFGFDPDERIRLGEGEQAAISQAFPLWHCAALGRREMAEILIARGASLNQHVDSSGSPVYSAFSHRQWEMVELLTRHGGIVGPDTAAIYRQTDLARKLLEGESSGALPEGVVSPGHSVAEDLVEFGCSGGAPEIVRMALPRIDWPRDDPRWFRYLARSLDFWNHIPWLYAANQELDRGTYIECFRLVLARCNPNVVGGFGRTVLHEVAAMDDHVTEEEAAPFAQALLEAGAQTGIRDEILRSTPLGWACRWGRFQVARILLEHGADPMESGGEPWARPRAWAEKMGHASLVQLLAGHGG, from the coding sequence ATGTCCCATCATCCACCGGTTCGCAAACTGCGGCCGCAGCCGGATCTCGATCAACTGAAACGCCAGGCTAAGGAACTACTTCAGTCGTTCCTCGACGGCGACCCCGTTGCCGTGGCTGAGGTCAACGCCTACTACCACGGGGCCGATCCCCGCAGCTTTGCCCTCCACCAGGCTCAATTGGTCTTTGCGCGGAGCCACGGTTTCGAGAGCTGGCCGAAACTCAAGTCGCACGTGGACGGGATCACCGTCCACCGGCTCGCCGGGTTTGTGCGTGCCGGCGACATTCCGCGGGCCCAGGCGCTGCTGAAGCTCCGGCCGGAACTCGCCAACATGGCGATGTCCTATGGTGACGAGCACCGGCCCATCCATTTCGCGGTCATGAACCGTCTACCGGAAATGACCAGGCTCCTCATGCAGCACGGGGCCGACGCCCGGGCCGGAATTGACCCGCATCGGGATGCGACCACTGCAGCGACACTCGCCGCCGAACGCGGATTTGACGAGATAGTCGAGATTATCGAAACGGAGGAACAGAAGCGCCGCGAAGCCCTGAGCGCTCCGGAAGCACCGGTGAGCAGCATTCAGGACGATCTTAGTGGCGTCATCGCCGCGGGTGATGAAGCGGTGGCCCTCTCGATGCTGCAGGCCGATCCGGCGCTTGCCGCGGCTTTCGACCGCGATGGCAACACGCCGCTCCACATTGCGTGCGCAGTCCGGCATCCGGCTCTCGTCAACTGGCTGCTCCAACACGGCGCTGCCCCCAATCAGCCAGGCAAGGAGGGCCGCACTCCCTTCGATCTGGCCGCCATGGGCCGGCGTAGGGTGGACCCGGAGCAGTTTGCCGCCGTTGCCCGCCTGTTGCGCCAGGCCGGAGCAGCTCTCACTCCTTGCGCCGCCGCTGCCCTGGGAGAGGTGGAATGGCTACGGGCCCGCCACGCCGAGGGCCGTCTCGCGAATCCCATCACCTGGGGCTCCGGCGGTCTTCTCACCATCGCCGTCCGCCACAACCAGCCCGAAGTCCTCACCCAGTTGCTGGATTTCGGCTTTGATCCCGACGAACGGATCCGCCTCGGGGAGGGCGAGCAGGCGGCTATCTCGCAGGCATTTCCTCTGTGGCACTGCGCCGCGCTGGGGCGGCGAGAGATGGCGGAGATCCTCATTGCCCGGGGCGCCAGCCTGAACCAGCATGTCGACTCCAGCGGTTCGCCTGTGTACAGCGCCTTCAGCCACCGGCAGTGGGAAATGGTGGAACTGCTCACCCGGCACGGAGGGATCGTCGGCCCGGATACGGCGGCCATCTACCGCCAGACCGACCTCGCGCGGAAACTGCTCGAGGGCGAATCCAGCGGAGCCTTGCCCGAGGGCGTTGTCTCTCCGGGCCATTCGGTCGCTGAGGATCTTGTGGAGTTCGGATGCAGCGGGGGTGCTCCCGAGATCGTGCGGATGGCTCTACCGCGCATCGACTGGCCACGCGATGATCCTCGCTGGTTCCGTTACCTGGCTCGATCGCTGGATTTCTGGAACCACATCCCCTGGCTCTATGCGGCCAACCAGGAGCTGGATCGCGGCACCTATATAGAGTGTTTCCGGCTGGTGCTGGCCCGCTGCAATCCCAACGTGGTGGGGGGCTTTGGCCGCACGGTGCTCCACGAAGTGGCCGCCATGGATGACCACGTCACGGAGGAAGAAGCGGCGCCCTTCGCGCAGGCCCTGCTGGAAGCCGGAGCTCAAACGGGTATCCGTGACGAGATCTTACGCAGTACACCCCTGGGCTGGGCCTGCCGCTGGGGCCGTTTCCAGGTGGCCAGGATCCTCCTGGAGCACGGGGCAGACCCGATGGAATCCGGCGGTGAACCGTGGGCGAGGCCGAGGGCCTGGGCAGAGAAGATGGGTCATGCCAGCCTCGTGCAACTGCTGGCTGGCCACGGAGGATAG
- the glyA gene encoding serine hydroxymethyltransferase, giving the protein MNEQQRMSRTLAEVDPEVAQAIRHETERQNSRLELIASENFTSEAILEATSSVFTNKYAEGYPAKRYYGGCEYADIVENLARDRAKQLFKAEYANVQPHSGSQANQAAYTAVLQPGDTILGMSLAHGGHLTHGHPLNFSGKTYHVVSYGVKQGDETIDYDELARLAEEHKPKMIVGGASAYSRIIDFKRFREIADSVGALFMVDMAHFSGLVAAGIYPNPCEHAHIVTSTTHKTLRGPRSGMILAQAQFGPAIDKVVFPGLQGGPLVHVIAAKAVCFLEAMSPEFVQYQTQVVANAKALAAGMIEHGYRVVSGGTDSHVMLVDIFSKGLRGKEAEKALDEAYITVNKNSIPFDVNPPLNPSGVRLGSPAVTTRGFGETEMKEVAALIAQVLDAPASLDNLAAVRQRVAALTERFPLYSWKLPTVNA; this is encoded by the coding sequence ATGAATGAACAGCAGCGCATGAGCCGCACCCTGGCCGAAGTCGATCCCGAAGTCGCCCAGGCGATCCGGCACGAAACCGAACGGCAAAACTCGCGGTTGGAACTCATCGCCAGCGAGAACTTCACCTCGGAGGCGATCCTCGAGGCCACCTCCAGTGTCTTCACCAATAAGTACGCTGAGGGCTATCCGGCGAAACGCTACTACGGTGGCTGCGAATACGCCGACATCGTCGAAAACCTGGCTCGCGACCGCGCCAAGCAGCTTTTCAAGGCGGAATACGCCAATGTCCAGCCGCACTCCGGTTCGCAGGCCAACCAGGCCGCCTATACCGCGGTGCTCCAGCCGGGCGACACCATTCTCGGCATGAGCCTGGCCCATGGCGGACACCTCACACACGGCCATCCGCTGAACTTCTCGGGCAAGACGTATCACGTGGTCTCCTACGGCGTGAAACAAGGCGATGAGACCATCGATTACGACGAATTGGCCCGTCTCGCCGAGGAACATAAGCCGAAGATGATCGTTGGGGGCGCCAGCGCTTACTCCCGCATCATCGATTTCAAGCGCTTCCGCGAGATTGCCGACTCGGTCGGGGCGCTGTTCATGGTGGACATGGCCCACTTTTCGGGCCTGGTCGCCGCGGGCATCTACCCGAATCCCTGCGAACACGCCCATATCGTCACTTCCACCACCCATAAGACCCTGCGCGGACCCCGCTCCGGCATGATTCTGGCCCAGGCCCAGTTTGGTCCGGCCATCGATAAGGTGGTGTTCCCGGGTCTCCAGGGAGGACCCCTGGTCCACGTCATCGCAGCCAAGGCCGTCTGCTTCCTGGAAGCGATGAGCCCTGAGTTCGTCCAGTACCAGACCCAGGTGGTTGCGAATGCCAAGGCCCTGGCCGCCGGCATGATCGAGCACGGTTACCGGGTGGTTTCGGGTGGCACCGACTCGCATGTGATGCTGGTCGACATCTTCTCCAAAGGCCTGCGCGGCAAGGAGGCCGAAAAGGCGCTGGACGAGGCCTACATCACGGTCAACAAGAACTCCATCCCGTTTGATGTCAATCCGCCGCTGAACCCCAGTGGCGTACGCCTGGGCAGCCCGGCCGTTACGACGCGGGGTTTCGGCGAGACCGAAATGAAAGAGGTGGCCGCGCTCATCGCCCAGGTACTGGATGCGCCGGCTTCCCTCGATAACCTGGCTGCCGTGCGCCAGCGCGTGGCAGCTTTGACGGAGCGTTTCCCGCTCTATTCCTGGAAGCTGCCCACCGTGAACGCCTGA
- a CDS encoding photosynthetic reaction center cytochrome c subunit family protein encodes MKTQVRLACVAIAVVLGQVQAQTAEPKKAEEVYKNITELKGTPADQLLPAMQFISASLGVQCSFCHVQGKNEADDKKAKLDAREMIAMTNAMNKTHFKGQRELTCNSCHHGATHPASMPPVQTSDEVHAEAPRPSGPTPTAEQILDKYVEALGGEQAIQKVTSRVIKGVILAGGQESPIEITAKAPNKRISAMTMPNGQSLTAFDGTSGWLGNTGRPARVMSAAESDAARMDAEMYMAVKIKSFFESIRPGRPEKIGDVACVALMGMRPGQPPVRMFFDRGTGLLVRTIRYTETPLGRNPTQIDYADYKEVDGVKLPMKWTLARPNGRFTIQIKEVQQNVPVEDSKFAKPAGE; translated from the coding sequence ATGAAAACGCAAGTTCGTTTGGCATGCGTCGCAATTGCGGTCGTGCTGGGACAGGTGCAGGCGCAGACGGCTGAACCAAAGAAGGCCGAAGAGGTCTATAAGAACATCACGGAGCTGAAGGGCACACCCGCCGATCAGTTGCTGCCGGCGATGCAGTTCATCTCAGCCTCACTGGGGGTCCAGTGCTCGTTCTGCCACGTACAAGGCAAGAACGAGGCAGACGACAAAAAGGCGAAGCTCGACGCGCGCGAGATGATTGCCATGACCAATGCGATGAACAAGACCCACTTCAAGGGTCAGCGTGAGTTGACGTGCAATTCCTGCCATCACGGAGCCACTCACCCGGCGTCGATGCCTCCCGTGCAGACGTCCGACGAGGTGCATGCCGAGGCGCCTCGGCCCAGCGGTCCAACCCCCACCGCGGAGCAGATCCTCGACAAGTATGTGGAAGCCCTGGGCGGAGAACAGGCGATCCAGAAGGTGACCAGCCGCGTGATAAAGGGTGTGATTCTGGCCGGCGGCCAGGAATCGCCCATCGAAATCACGGCCAAGGCGCCGAACAAGCGCATTTCGGCGATGACGATGCCGAACGGGCAGAGCCTGACGGCGTTCGACGGGACCTCCGGCTGGCTGGGCAATACCGGCCGCCCGGCACGGGTGATGTCGGCAGCGGAATCCGATGCGGCCCGCATGGATGCCGAAATGTACATGGCCGTCAAGATAAAGTCGTTCTTCGAGTCGATCCGGCCCGGCCGTCCGGAGAAGATCGGGGACGTAGCCTGTGTGGCCTTGATGGGGATGCGTCCGGGGCAGCCGCCCGTGCGGATGTTCTTTGACCGCGGCACCGGCCTGCTGGTGCGGACCATCCGGTACACCGAGACGCCTCTCGGACGGAATCCGACCCAGATCGACTACGCTGACTATAAGGAAGTCGACGGTGTGAAGCTGCCGATGAAATGGACGCTGGCGCGGCCGAACGGCCGGTTCACCATCCAGATCAAGGAAGTCCAGCAGAACGTGCCGGTTGAGGATTCGAAGTTCGCGAAGCCGGCCGGCGAATAG